A window of Deltaproteobacteria bacterium contains these coding sequences:
- a CDS encoding methyltransferase, whose amino-acid sequence MPELKLTKDSMLDGQLTLWQPAKGFGYRFNLDPILLSGFAKSEGCILDLGSGCGVLGLAMLLRGAKHLIAVEKEPAMAEVIKQNAEENGLSSRVDVICADLRELDGLTVDHVVSNPPYFKPGSGRAADNALKDAARFERSGGLYDFLHCGLHQVKDGGTVSFVIRYDRKADLLKHTEELGASVQRICEVRPHRDSIPKMIMAELMSVRGAETPSMETLTIHEEPGKRDYTETVRNLLSRIPSGVGPA is encoded by the coding sequence ATGCCTGAACTAAAACTTACAAAAGACTCCATGCTGGACGGACAGCTTACCCTGTGGCAGCCGGCTAAAGGTTTCGGCTATCGCTTCAACCTTGATCCCATTTTGCTAAGCGGATTCGCGAAGTCCGAAGGCTGCATACTCGATTTGGGAAGCGGTTGTGGTGTGCTTGGTTTGGCTATGTTGTTGAGAGGTGCCAAGCACCTTATTGCGGTCGAGAAAGAGCCTGCAATGGCGGAAGTGATTAAGCAAAACGCTGAAGAAAACGGTCTAAGCAGCCGTGTCGATGTGATCTGTGCCGATTTGCGAGAACTTGACGGACTCACCGTCGACCATGTTGTATCCAATCCGCCATACTTCAAGCCAGGAAGTGGCCGTGCCGCCGATAACGCGTTGAAAGATGCAGCAAGATTTGAACGCAGCGGGGGACTTTATGATTTCCTTCACTGTGGGCTGCATCAGGTTAAAGACGGCGGGACTGTTTCATTTGTAATCCGTTATGACCGCAAAGCTGACCTCTTAAAACACACCGAAGAACTTGGCGCATCGGTTCAACGAATATGTGAAGTACGACCCCACCGAGATTCCATTCCCAAAATGATTATGGCAGAACTCATGTCCGTGCGGGGAGCAGAAACACCGAGCATGGAAACACTCACAATCCATGAAGAGCCCGGCAAACGAGATTACACCGAGACGGTCCGAAATCTATTGTCACGTATTCCAAGCGGTGTCGGACCTGCTTAG
- a CDS encoding DUF721 domain-containing protein — MARRRRKKTEAEPITEVIHSALNANGMKDQARRFRITQIYDAAVGKIIAKRSHPIAFSRGVLTVKSQSTAWQNELTFLKQDMMAKLNDVLGSVVIQDIRVVAGNKYQDPDPPVPAETPGEWCYTADHPEDVAEAESIVSSVEDEDVRESLRKVMLIAARRKRCLDEED, encoded by the coding sequence ATGGCCCGTCGACGACGCAAAAAAACTGAGGCTGAACCCATTACCGAGGTGATCCATTCCGCACTCAATGCGAACGGAATGAAGGACCAAGCGCGTCGGTTTCGAATTACTCAGATCTACGATGCAGCGGTCGGCAAAATCATCGCCAAGCGCTCACACCCCATCGCTTTTAGCCGCGGCGTTCTTACTGTGAAGAGTCAAAGTACAGCATGGCAAAATGAGTTAACTTTTCTCAAGCAAGACATGATGGCCAAACTCAACGATGTGCTGGGTTCAGTTGTCATCCAAGACATAAGAGTCGTTGCAGGCAACAAGTACCAAGACCCGGATCCGCCGGTGCCCGCTGAAACGCCGGGCGAATGGTGTTACACCGCTGATCATCCAGAGGACGTTGCCGAAGCTGAGTCGATTGTGTCGAGTGTTGAGGACGAGGATGTACGAGAAAGTCTGCGTAAGGTGATGCTGATTGCAGCCAGGCGGAAACGGTGCCTGGACGAGGAAGATTAA
- a CDS encoding adenine phosphoribosyltransferase: MKEIADLISDVPDFPKPGIVFKDITSLLEHPTGLKLVVDAFKQRYADQGVTHFAGIESRGFIFASALAHEMGVGMVLIRKPGKLPRPTHSASYALEYGEDTVHIHQDAVGAGDKVVIVDDLIATGGTAKAAADLVAMCGAEVHEIAAVIELSFLPGREKLGDIAAHALVAY; this comes from the coding sequence ATGAAAGAAATCGCAGATCTCATCTCAGACGTCCCGGATTTCCCAAAACCAGGGATCGTCTTTAAAGATATCACCAGCTTACTAGAGCACCCCACGGGGCTTAAACTGGTTGTCGATGCTTTTAAGCAGCGCTACGCAGACCAGGGCGTTACGCATTTCGCAGGCATTGAAAGCAGAGGGTTTATTTTTGCCTCCGCGTTAGCCCACGAGATGGGCGTTGGCATGGTTTTGATTCGAAAGCCCGGGAAACTTCCAAGACCCACCCACAGTGCCTCGTACGCGCTGGAGTATGGCGAAGATACTGTTCATATCCATCAAGATGCCGTTGGCGCAGGCGACAAAGTTGTGATCGTTGATGATCTCATTGCCACTGGTGGAACCGCAAAAGCGGCCGCTGACCTTGTTGCCATGTGCGGCGCAGAGGTGCATGAAATCGCCGCCGTTATCGAGTTATCGTTTTTGCCTGGACGTGAGAAGCTGGGCGACATTGCCGCCCATGCGCTAGTAGCCTATTGA
- a CDS encoding integration host factor subunit beta, translating into MNKSDLIDILVDKSNLPRKKAESVVNLIFDQMTDALAKQQRIEIRGFGSFVAKQYGARTGRNPRTGASIDVPSKRLPLFKVGKELRERVDNGFQKELTTDKPDGESTP; encoded by the coding sequence ATGAACAAGTCTGATTTGATTGATATTCTCGTTGATAAGTCCAATTTGCCGCGTAAGAAGGCGGAATCAGTAGTTAATTTGATTTTTGATCAAATGACTGATGCGCTTGCAAAGCAGCAACGGATTGAAATTCGAGGGTTTGGTAGCTTTGTGGCGAAGCAATACGGTGCACGAACTGGTCGCAATCCGCGCACAGGGGCGAGCATTGATGTGCCATCTAAGCGGTTGCCACTGTTTAAGGTTGGTAAAGAACTCCGAGAGCGCGTCGATAACGGCTTCCAAAAAGAGCTCACTACTGACAAGCCCGATGGTGAAAGTACTCCGTAA
- a CDS encoding aminotransferase class V-fold PLP-dependent enzyme, translating to MIYLDHNATTRLKPEALEAMSAARVKGRNPMSLHRPGRRARVQLDEAREALRRLCNAPKADVIFTSGGTESDHIALRGLAHARRRAHGATKVILTEVEHPAIKCAAETLAEDGFEVITLDAPSGRIDPKDFESIVDSDVAVVAVMLAHNTTGIVQPVTEICNLANSHGVPVHVDAVQAAGKTTIEFYQLGATSLAVSAHKFGGPRGVGALIIQKCVDLVPIWSGGGQEEGKRSGSHANALIAGMAAAADATIFDQDAMAAKRDVFEAGLIAETGAQILGAEHPRLPNTCAAIIGGIDGRAFVKAMDEKYIAVSAGAACHAASGGMGPAGQIRFSLGQQNTEKELSEALKITVEVVSNLRKER from the coding sequence GTGATTTATCTAGACCACAATGCCACGACCCGCCTGAAGCCTGAAGCCCTCGAAGCAATGTCGGCTGCACGCGTGAAAGGTCGTAATCCCATGAGCTTACACCGACCTGGTCGGCGAGCACGGGTGCAACTGGACGAGGCTCGCGAGGCACTCCGGCGGCTATGTAATGCACCCAAGGCTGACGTGATTTTCACATCGGGCGGCACAGAATCAGACCATATTGCCCTCCGGGGACTGGCTCACGCTCGGCGCAGGGCGCACGGTGCAACGAAAGTTATCCTCACAGAAGTGGAGCATCCGGCAATAAAGTGTGCAGCCGAAACACTCGCGGAGGATGGTTTCGAGGTCATTACGCTTGACGCTCCATCGGGCCGGATAGACCCCAAGGATTTTGAATCCATCGTCGATTCTGATGTCGCAGTGGTTGCGGTTATGTTGGCCCACAATACGACAGGGATTGTTCAGCCCGTTACTGAGATCTGTAATCTTGCAAACAGCCACGGCGTACCCGTTCACGTTGACGCAGTTCAGGCTGCAGGGAAAACCACGATTGAGTTTTACCAGCTGGGCGCAACATCGCTTGCAGTGAGTGCACACAAGTTTGGCGGGCCAAGAGGTGTTGGCGCGTTGATTATCCAGAAATGTGTCGACTTGGTTCCAATCTGGTCCGGCGGGGGTCAGGAAGAAGGCAAGCGGTCTGGTAGCCACGCCAATGCGCTTATCGCGGGCATGGCGGCCGCAGCAGACGCTACCATTTTTGACCAAGACGCGATGGCGGCCAAGCGAGATGTGTTCGAAGCTGGCCTTATTGCGGAAACCGGAGCGCAAATATTAGGGGCGGAGCATCCACGCTTGCCGAATACGTGTGCAGCCATCATCGGTGGCATAGACGGCCGCGCTTTCGTTAAAGCAATGGATGAAAAATATATCGCAGTAAGCGCGGGAGCAGCCTGTCATGCAGCCTCAGGCGGAATGGGCCCAGCGGGTCAAATAAGGTTCTCCTTAGGCCAGCAAAACACCGAAAAGGAATTGAGCGAAGCTTTGAAAATTACTGTAGAAGTGGTTTCTAACTTGAGGAAAGAACGATGA
- the mnmA gene encoding tRNA 2-thiouridine(34) synthase MnmA codes for MRVVVAMSGGVDSSAVAGLLKEQGHEVIGLAMKTHSLQPKANRACCTPDDMRDARLVADMLDIPFYVLPYEETFKELVIKPFAEAYRDGYTPNPCVVCNDKVKFMPLLERAQLLGADALATGHYARIEGQPGNLQLKRGLDSNKDQSYFLYRLRQDQLSRLMFPIGNMNKAEVREHARRFGMPLADKHESQEICFVGKEGYAATVEKILGEGGRAGNFVTTDGAVLGKHPGVHHFTIGQRRGLGIAAPKPLYVLDVDGQSGDVTVGTVDELSADWIDIEDVVWTDGHQPRADAMYAVQQRYRSKPNVTRVEITGERTARLHFAKSEQPGAPGQAAVIYADDTVVGGGKIAKGRFAASRRKSLPVIGQMVQS; via the coding sequence ATGAGAGTAGTTGTTGCGATGAGCGGCGGTGTGGACTCCTCAGCAGTTGCCGGGCTCCTAAAGGAGCAAGGCCACGAGGTTATCGGTCTCGCCATGAAAACCCACAGTCTTCAGCCGAAGGCGAATCGAGCATGTTGTACACCCGACGACATGCGTGATGCGCGGTTGGTTGCGGATATGCTAGACATTCCATTTTACGTGTTGCCTTACGAGGAAACCTTTAAAGAACTCGTGATTAAGCCGTTTGCAGAGGCGTACCGTGATGGTTACACGCCGAACCCCTGTGTCGTATGCAACGACAAGGTGAAGTTCATGCCGCTGCTTGAACGGGCTCAGTTACTTGGAGCAGACGCGTTGGCGACGGGCCATTACGCACGCATTGAGGGCCAGCCTGGAAATCTTCAGTTAAAGCGCGGGCTAGACAGCAATAAAGACCAGTCATACTTTCTTTATCGGCTTCGCCAAGACCAGCTGAGCCGCTTAATGTTTCCAATTGGGAATATGAACAAAGCTGAAGTGCGCGAGCATGCACGGCGCTTCGGGATGCCCTTAGCAGACAAGCACGAGAGCCAAGAGATCTGCTTTGTCGGGAAGGAAGGCTACGCTGCCACCGTTGAGAAAATATTAGGCGAGGGTGGCAGGGCTGGAAATTTTGTAACCACAGATGGCGCGGTACTCGGAAAGCATCCAGGTGTTCATCATTTTACCATAGGGCAACGGCGAGGTCTTGGTATCGCTGCACCGAAACCCCTCTACGTATTAGACGTCGACGGGCAATCTGGCGATGTGACGGTTGGTACGGTCGATGAGCTTAGTGCCGACTGGATCGATATTGAAGATGTCGTATGGACCGATGGCCATCAGCCTAGAGCGGATGCAATGTATGCGGTCCAGCAACGTTATCGTTCGAAGCCGAATGTCACACGCGTTGAAATCACCGGTGAACGAACCGCACGCCTACATTTTGCCAAATCAGAACAACCCGGCGCTCCCGGGCAAGCTGCCGTTATTTACGCCGACGACACAGTTGTTGGTGGTGGCAAAATAGCCAAAGGTCGATTCGCTGCGTCCAGGCGCAAAAGCTTGCCTGTTATCGGTCAAATGGTTCAGTCATGA
- the rnc gene encoding ribonuclease III, translating to MSIQEFRNIQELEDVLDYQFTNGELLLEALTHSTFANENKEVDCHNERLEFVGDSVFGMMAATLLFRLFPDEPEGKLSQRRSRTVSNQALSEYAASLRLGDWLRMGQGQRDCDGHVPSSLLADAMEAVVGAVSLDGGLAAVTTVFENDLKDKLLSSSHFADYKTRLQEACHRKRHPAPNYRVVATEGPAHAPTFTCSVNIAHEEWARANGSSKSQAEQDAAKTALERLEEKND from the coding sequence ATGAGTATTCAAGAATTTCGCAATATCCAAGAGCTTGAAGATGTGTTGGACTACCAATTCACTAATGGTGAACTCTTGTTGGAAGCCTTAACCCATTCAACCTTTGCGAATGAAAATAAGGAAGTAGATTGCCATAACGAACGGCTTGAGTTTGTTGGTGACTCTGTTTTTGGGATGATGGCCGCAACGTTACTTTTCCGGCTATTTCCTGACGAGCCTGAAGGCAAATTGAGCCAGCGGCGCTCCCGAACAGTGTCGAACCAGGCACTGTCCGAGTACGCAGCAAGCTTAAGGCTGGGCGATTGGCTCAGAATGGGACAGGGCCAGCGTGACTGTGACGGGCATGTCCCATCTAGCTTGCTTGCGGATGCCATGGAGGCGGTAGTCGGTGCAGTATCCCTCGACGGAGGCTTGGCCGCCGTTACCACGGTGTTTGAGAACGACCTGAAAGACAAACTTCTCAGTTCAAGCCATTTCGCAGACTACAAAACGAGACTTCAGGAGGCGTGTCATCGCAAACGGCACCCAGCCCCAAACTATCGCGTTGTGGCGACAGAGGGCCCAGCTCACGCACCCACGTTTACGTGCTCAGTGAACATAGCTCATGAAGAATGGGCCCGTGCTAACGGGAGCAGCAAATCGCAAGCAGAACAGGACGCCGCAAAAACGGCCCTGGAACGACTAGAGGAAAAAAATGACTGA
- the era gene encoding GTPase Era, whose amino-acid sequence MTDNNTPISRSGFVALVGRPNVGKSTLTNALLGEKVSIVTPKPQTTRTRIHAIVNRPNAQLVLIDTPGFCGSETPLRRVLRKIAGKAPADSDITLIVTDMKGKEPNISKTDREVIEAAQSGPGKVVLAINKIDKLPRKEMLLPWIEKFHEETDLEAIIPISAKNGDGLEVLEETLISMLPEGEAMFPPDMYTDQVERCMCEELIREQLLFQTHEEVPHSAAVVIETFEDGRSEGAMVRLEGRIIVARDSQKGIVVGKKGARIKEISTKARENIEELLGSKVFLRLAVAVDKQWTRHETSILRYGIGQELEE is encoded by the coding sequence ATGACTGATAATAATACACCCATATCCCGTAGCGGATTTGTGGCGCTTGTTGGACGACCCAACGTCGGCAAATCAACGCTCACCAACGCACTGCTCGGTGAAAAGGTAAGCATTGTAACCCCGAAGCCTCAAACCACGAGGACACGAATTCACGCCATCGTTAACCGGCCCAACGCACAACTGGTATTGATTGATACGCCCGGATTCTGTGGCAGCGAAACGCCTTTGCGCCGCGTTCTGCGGAAGATTGCTGGAAAGGCGCCCGCAGACAGCGATATCACGCTGATTGTCACCGACATGAAAGGTAAAGAGCCCAACATCTCTAAGACCGACCGTGAAGTGATTGAAGCGGCGCAGTCGGGCCCTGGAAAAGTTGTGCTGGCAATCAACAAGATTGACAAACTTCCACGAAAAGAAATGCTTCTTCCTTGGATTGAAAAGTTCCATGAAGAGACTGATCTCGAAGCGATTATCCCGATATCAGCCAAAAACGGTGATGGATTAGAAGTCTTAGAGGAAACGCTAATCTCAATGCTTCCCGAAGGCGAAGCCATGTTCCCGCCCGACATGTACACAGATCAGGTCGAGCGATGCATGTGTGAAGAACTGATTCGCGAACAACTTTTGTTTCAAACCCATGAGGAAGTTCCTCACAGCGCAGCCGTTGTCATCGAGACCTTCGAAGACGGTCGATCAGAAGGCGCCATGGTTCGGCTCGAGGGTCGCATCATTGTCGCTCGTGATTCCCAAAAAGGGATTGTCGTCGGGAAGAAGGGCGCACGAATCAAGGAAATCAGCACCAAGGCGAGAGAGAATATCGAGGAGCTTCTCGGCTCTAAAGTATTTCTCCGACTTGCTGTGGCCGTTGACAAACAATGGACCCGCCACGAGACATCTATTCTGAGATACGGGATTGGGCAGGAGCTAGAAGAATGA
- the der gene encoding ribosome biogenesis GTPase Der yields the protein MSVRPPLIALVGRPNVGKSTLFNRLVGSKTSLVYDRPGVTRDRIFGETIVEDKLYRVVDTGGIEIESEDFFFDAMRKQTQLAIEEADLIVLMLDGQSGVNPEDGEIARMLRKSGKTVVAVVNKLDVYAHLDKAHQFYELGYETIIGMSSEHDIGMDEFLTAVVEKLDAPLAEDHKKLSGGIPIQEEEPEEGTISKIEWDGGPIRVAVIGRPNAGKSSLINQLIGEDRLLATHVAGTTRDPVDTNLSVDDQDYILVDTAGIRRKRSIGDQLEQFAVVAAVRSLEQADVTLLVLDAGESVADQDAKIASLANERGKGIIIVANKWDLLEEKSRIEYEDRLRRRLRFLDYSPLIRVSAKTGRNVKRVLPMVLSAQKERHRRIATSELNRFFQDVVETLSPASRGGKKPKLFFVSQPLVRPPTFVFKTRRGEDIQDSYKRYLENSLRDRYGFEASPLWIKFRESSQKKHPAGKRIKRSS from the coding sequence ATGAGCGTACGACCTCCATTAATTGCTTTGGTAGGCCGACCCAATGTCGGCAAATCTACTCTTTTTAACCGCCTCGTGGGCAGTAAAACCTCATTGGTTTATGACCGGCCAGGTGTAACACGAGACCGAATTTTCGGAGAAACCATCGTCGAGGACAAGCTCTACCGAGTTGTTGATACGGGCGGGATTGAAATCGAAAGTGAAGACTTCTTTTTCGACGCGATGCGAAAGCAGACTCAGCTTGCAATCGAAGAGGCTGACCTCATCGTGCTGATGCTTGATGGTCAATCCGGGGTGAATCCTGAAGATGGCGAAATTGCCAGAATGCTTCGCAAGAGCGGCAAAACGGTCGTGGCTGTTGTTAACAAGCTCGACGTCTACGCCCATCTTGATAAGGCCCACCAGTTTTATGAGCTTGGCTACGAGACAATTATTGGCATGAGTTCCGAACATGATATCGGCATGGACGAATTCCTGACTGCCGTTGTTGAGAAACTAGATGCTCCTTTGGCTGAAGACCATAAAAAGCTCAGTGGTGGTATTCCAATCCAGGAAGAAGAGCCCGAGGAAGGCACAATCTCCAAGATTGAGTGGGACGGCGGACCTATCCGTGTCGCCGTTATCGGTCGACCCAACGCGGGCAAATCGTCACTGATAAACCAGCTCATAGGGGAAGACAGGCTTCTCGCTACGCATGTCGCAGGAACCACGCGTGACCCCGTCGACACAAACCTATCGGTCGACGACCAGGATTATATCCTGGTTGATACGGCAGGCATCCGTCGTAAACGGTCCATCGGTGATCAGCTTGAGCAATTCGCAGTGGTCGCGGCTGTGCGCAGCCTGGAACAAGCTGATGTTACCTTGTTGGTGCTCGATGCAGGTGAATCCGTTGCAGATCAAGATGCCAAGATCGCATCACTTGCCAATGAACGTGGCAAGGGCATCATCATCGTAGCCAATAAATGGGATTTGCTAGAAGAAAAATCACGGATTGAATACGAAGACCGGCTTCGAAGGCGCCTCCGGTTCTTGGACTATTCACCCCTTATTCGAGTGAGCGCGAAAACCGGACGCAACGTTAAGAGAGTTCTACCTATGGTTCTTTCGGCTCAAAAAGAGCGTCATCGTAGAATAGCGACATCTGAGCTCAACCGCTTTTTCCAAGACGTTGTCGAGACACTCTCGCCAGCTTCACGAGGCGGTAAGAAGCCCAAGCTCTTCTTTGTAAGCCAACCTTTGGTTAGACCCCCAACGTTCGTGTTTAAGACACGCCGGGGTGAGGACATCCAGGATTCCTACAAGCGATACCTCGAGAATTCACTTCGAGACCGATATGGTTTCGAGGCGTCACCGCTGTGGATTAAATTTAGAGAGAGTTCTCAGAAAAAACACCCTGCGGGCAAACGCATCAAGCGGTCGTCGTAG